The genomic region AAACAGCCAGAGTAATCCTCTCTCGTTCTGAGTTTGTCACAACTCTGTGTAATGGGCTCTTGAATATCCCATTACTCATTATCTATTGAAAGTAACATGTCAATTACTGTCATCTATTCTTGATTTATAGTAGCAAATTTATATATGCAACAGAAAatgatttatctttttaaCAGAGAACTTCTAAAAGTTTTATCAAGTAATGTTAAAAGTTTTAGCTTGATAAATCAGCCAAGTGGTACTAATCGGTCTACTCGAATAGAAAAGCTTATTAATTATGAGATCATCGGGGTCATTACCTCGACTTGATCACCTACATTGATCAGAAGGGCTTGAGGAATGATTGGAACGCTAACCCATTGATCATCCTTCAGGATTTGAAGACCTTCCACTTCTTTGTCTTGCAATAGCATGGTGATTGCTGATCCATCTGCATGAGGTTTGACCCCAAGAACTAGATCAGGCCTTGGACATATAGGATACAAGTTGAATCTTGCTTGCAGAGTTGCTTGGTCTCCATATTGGTGCAAGAAGCAGTTCTCCTCCAAGTTCAGTGATCTTGCCATTGCCTTTAAGAGGACTTCAGCGACTACTTGTAATTTCATCGAATATTCATGTAAAATTCCCCTGTAAAAGGTATGAGAAATATGACTAAGTTGTGTAACTTCTAGAATTCATTCttgttgtttattttcttgtcgTATTGGCAGCAAAAGTGGTGTGTAACTTTTGGAAGTTTTGGGTTACTGGGACATAATGGGCAAGAACGAGAATACCTAAAAGCTTCAGGATTTTCAGGCCAAAATTTGAGCGTTCGTTTATCTTCTGGGCTCAGTATAAGATACAATCGATCAGTCCAATCGAGTGTTTGATGCTCAGACAGAATCATGTCATTCCCGTACCCTTCAGTGCTGCCAATTTCTCTGGagtatttcttcttttcttccattgGAAGAGCAAAGAATTGCCGAGCAACTTCTCTCAATTCGTCCAGAAATGCACTTGTAATTCCATTATTGATTGCCTGAAACTCGTAAAATAATTCTCAGAATTGAAGTTAAAAGAGATTGAAATTGCTAACTAATTTTTGTCATTACTCCTGTACTCTGAGAGTGCTTAGTGGCTGATGCTATAAGATACTTGATGATCCAATTTTAAAAGACGCCTTAACCAGCTCAAATCAGATGCTTAATCCTACTGATTCTCTCAATGCTTTATGTTCATGTAAAAGTCATAAATAAACTTTGACTGATGAGTAGTTGAATTCCCAAGGAATTGAGATACTTTTAGAATTGTATGTTTACGCACTGAAAGTTAAACTACAGTAAAATCGACTATGTTCTGTAATTTCATGGAGTTTTTAACAGGTAATTTTCTACAGAAAAGTGCAAAAAAGCCGACCTGGATGCAACCACAGGAGCTGAGAGCTGATCTAAGCTTCTCTAGTTCTTCTCCTCCGGCAGTTGAAGATGCAAGGAGACCAAAATCGATAGTCGGTACGTCCAACACGGGAAAAGAATCATCTAGGACTCCACCATTATCGCCTTTACAGATGTATCTTTCCGGGACTTCGTTCCTGTTGGTAGCCGCCAGTTCCTGCACAGTTTTGGCTTGTGGTTGAAGCTCAACAGGAGGGGGAGGTTCAGCCATATTGCCTCAGAAAGTAACTGGGAATGGAACACACTTTTCAGGTTGAGTTGCTGTGATGATGATAGTGTTACCTAGAGGGGGTTTTGTCTTAAGGCCTGAGGAATTTTCTAGTTCAAGCCGTCTGGAGCTTGCAGTTATATCCACTAGTTAATAAGCCAAGGCTAGAATTATGAGCCTCTAGACCAAATACACAAAAAGGGGTAAACACTTCCCTTCCTGGTGAAGGGACACACGTTGACCAAACTAATAGCCCTTTCAAGTTGTTCTGTGTTTTctatcttcattttcttcttctttaaagaaattctttgcttttttagttttctgccTGTCGTCATTCATGACTCTGTCCACTgctttttaagttattttgttAGTAAGGCTTTTCGAAACCTCAAAGTATTGGAAGCTGGCTTTTTTCCGTTAGCTTTGACAACTCCAATTGCAGGGGACAAAGAATTGTAATCCAAATTGATGGTCCCTATTTACATCAACGTTGAAGGAGCCAACCATTGGACAGAACCATGAAAAATAGCGAGTCAACTCgcttctttttttgaaaatttttataattattctagTATTAAACAGGGAGGTGGGTTGGAGATATCATAAACTATCATATTTTAAGCTGTGACAACTGGTGAAGGTGCTGCCTTTGTTGACAGACAACcgtgtatttttttataattcagTCTTGCCCAACCTGGCAGTTTGACAGTGTAAAAAGCAGTATTCAACTATGCAATCAGGACAAGTTGGTATTTAGGAAACCAACATTGCATCTTAAAAGTTCAGAAAGATCTGGGGGAGAGTGACAACTATATTCAGTTGGTCACTGTTAAGTTGGGTTAGGAAGGATTTAACCTTGAGTTGCTACATTTGGGCACTTTCCTTGGTTGCAACTCCGATGAATCCTCATTCATTCAGCCGGAAAGAGtggaagaaaataagagaataaatgGTATTTCTTGGTTTCTATATTATTTAGAAGATGATCCAGTGCCTTATTTTCACCATCACAAAGAGGAAGAACAAGCAATAAACATCAACAAAACACATGCTTTGTTAATAGAGAAGAGTCTCAAAACCCAGTTATTGGAGCAAACAAGTCGAAATGATTATGGCGTTCTATATTCTGACAGTGTCAAGTGCTATTTTTCAACTTCCAAAGCAGCACTCAAATCTCAATGCCCTGTGCAATTGTAGCTTTTTCATCTATCACATTTTCAGCTGGATCTATATCCACCTCTGGATCTGAAAACTAGAACAATGTGCTTTTATCTCTTTGAATTTGCCACCATCCTGAACAGTAAGCCCTTAAAAATTCCATTGACTCCTTAACTCATATGATTTGATATCAACTTCGATGTTTCAGTACCAATGCCCAAACCAAAAGACTGTTCTAATCCTGATTTAAATTTGGatcataaaatttatttagtaaGATTCTCATATTTTCCCctattcattcattcattctgTTACAACATCCTAGTGCTGGTGACAAGGTAAAAAGATTTGTTTTTTGACAGAATTCTATCCTGACAATAAAATTGACTAACATGCATATTATGTGACCATTTCATGGTAATTTATGACATTTCCGGCATTGGTAAGAAGAGTCGATTTTAAGTTTCATATGAATTCTTAGTACTTTTAATCTGCTGCAGAGAAACTGATATCAAGTTCTATGAATGAAAGCTTGCTCCCACATTTAGACTAATCACATATTTTCGTCAATTATAACAGTACAGAGTGAGAAATAATTTTGCTAAACTTCATGCTTCAATATGCTTAAATTCTCAATACATCATAGTCTCAATTTATAGCTGCAATTATAATTCTTTCCCTTCCAGCTTCTGGATAATCACGTAAAGCActagtgaaaaataaatagcCTTAATGAAGTTACCTTCTAAGCATCACAAAAATAACCTAACACTTGTTCTTACTTTCTTGCTGATGAAGGACTCTGCTACGCATGCATCAGAATCTGCTTCCACAAAAGAGCCATAATCCTTACATGATGAGTTGATCACATACTCTTATGCATGAAATTTTACTTCCTCAAGAGCTACTTTGCCATTCTGAAAGCACTCATAGTTGAAAGAAGCATAATTTTTCACATTTCTATATAACCTTGGCCTGTTATCATCTATCAAGCCTTCGACGGGTCCTATCTCCTTATCTGGCTCTGCCTCATTAAACATTGCCACAGATATCCTCAACTTGTCTGTGTTTGTCACCACCCTGTGCATTGGGCTCTTGAAGATTCCATTACTCAATATCTGCAGCAAATTAATgtaaatcaaacaaattatGCACTGCTTTTCTCTTTGCAGGTGACTTCTATACTGTAGAATTATTAGATGCAATTATGATGGATGTTATAATTTCTATTTCTTCTGTTTCATTTTCTTGGCAGTCAATGCCATGGTTTCTGTTAAGAAATCTTACTAATTTCCAAGAACTTAAAAGTTAGATTACAGTAACTTTACCTCGTGTTTGGTTTATTAGGAGTGAAATAAATAGGAGTTACGCAAAGCCTCAAACAGTCTGTTATAGTATTCTCAATTGCCACAATATAAATGCCATGTTTTGTAGATGAGTAGTAAGAAAAGGGTAAAAGGTACAAAGTAAAAGACCAGCAACATGTTTGTCAGAGGGAATGTGTTATCTTCAGAGACAACAGCGTTCAAAATTCTGAATGCTAAAtagtaatttaaaatcataccTCCAAGTTTAAGACATACCTGCATTTGATCACCAAGATTGACAACAAGAGCATGAGGAATGACAGGAACTGTGCTCCATCTGTCATCTTCGACAATTTGAAGACCTTCCACTTCTTCATCTTGCAAAAGGACTGTCACGCCTGATCTATCAGAATGAGGCTTGACCCCAAGAACCTTGTCTGGTCTTGAACAAGGTGGATAGAAGTTAAACCTGATTTGCATTACTGGATTGTCTCCAAACTGGTCCGAGAAGCTATTCTCTTCTAAGTTCAGTGATTTCGCCATCGCCTGAAAGAGAAGATCCATCATGTGCTTTACCTTGATGGAATATTCATGCAAGACCTCTCTGTAAGAATTCAACTCCTAGTTCAAGTTCTTCAAGAAAATGCAACTTCTCACAAAACACAAACCATTAGATTGCAACTACATCAGAAGTAAAGTTGGTTCAAACATGATAGTTTATTTACTTTGTTGAAGGGtagcattttttattattgcttTTCTATTAGGAGCAATTTGAGCCCTAAGTGCACaattttatcccaaaaaattcattttcttttgttaattaacaaatatttgAGAAAcatagcaaaaaaaaaattatacctgaaattttttgggttttctgGCCAGAGATCGAGCTTTCTTTGATGTTCAGGAAATACCCTTAGAAACAAGCGACTGTTCCAGTCAAGAACTTGCTTTTCTGAGACTATCAGATCATGGCCATAACCCTGAACCTCATTAACTGCTCTGGAGTACTTCTGCTTCTCTTCCTGTGGAAGTCcaaaaaattgttttgcaaCTTCACGGACCTTGTCAATAAATGAATTGGAAATCCCATGGCCAATAGCCTGGCGCACAACacaatttcaagagaaaatatgAATTCGTTAAGTTTCATGAGAGTCAATGGAAATACCTAAGCAAATTTGAGGGTTTACCATTCATGGAAGAGAAGGCGAGGAAAGGGAAGAATACGAAAATGAATACTATATCCTTTATCTAAAACATAACAATGCAATTTCCATGGACTTTTCAAGAGAATACAGAACCTGGAAACAACCACCAGAGCTGAGAGCCTGTCTTAGTTTTTCCAGTTCATCTTTTGAGGAGAGCAGTAGACTAATGTCAATGACCGGAACTGAAATTGATGCAGAAAGATCGGAATAATCTGTGTGTGTGAAACTGCTGTCTTTTACATAAAATTCTGGGGGAGGCTCATCACCGTTCATGGACATCTCTTGAATACTCCTGGACAATGAAACCCCATCAGAAGCAAGCGGCATGCCGGCCATGTTTGATGTCAAGCAATGAGGATGCTTTGCAGCTTGAGAACTAGTACGACATGCAAAAGAGTTTTGTCCTGTTGTGGTTTGGACTGCTGTCCTTGAATATATAACAAGATGACgagaaattaaattgcattgttatCATTTACTGATGTGGGATCATGCATGGTTTCCTcttgaagaaaaagattaatCCAGGTGATTGATTCAAGGTTTTGGAATAATAGCCTGTTGGTTTGGCCGTCCTTTTAACTTGAGTAGTGTACCAAAAGGCTTGTGATGATGGAGCAAGAGGGATTAGAGGAAAGGAACTTGTCGCCATTGCTTGTGCTacacaactcatcaaatagtTTACTAGTTGCGAGATTGTTCAAATAAGGGATCATCTTGTAAAATTGATGGCTTCTTTGTCCAACCTCTTATGGTGAGAAACAGAAAAATTTTGTCaatataatttcttttggTTACAAGCGGACTGCACAATGAGGTAGTCCTTCGATTCTATAAATCCAGTCTCATTCTTAATTCAAGATTCAaactaagagagttttaagCTTTAAACATTAAAGTATATCCTCAAAGATGTAAATATAATTGCcttgcaattttttttaaaccaacaaaaattaatgtatacattaattaatacattcatatcaaattcatccgaagttgaatttaaaaaaaatgaataatgattACATATATGTGGATTGAATATTAGTTGAGATAGTAGAAATTTTAGCATGACTATCACACTAGAAATAATCATCACTTGGCCACATTGATTTGCAAGCTATGTAATGCTCGAAAATCCAAAGCAAACCAAAAGTAGATTAGTTTTTATAGACGCAGTGTAATTTGA from Theobroma cacao cultivar B97-61/B2 chromosome 9, Criollo_cocoa_genome_V2, whole genome shotgun sequence harbors:
- the LOC108663172 gene encoding protein SRG1-like, producing the protein MAGMPLASDGVSLSRSIQEMSMNGDEPPPEFYVKDSSFTHTDYSDLSASISVPVIDISLLLSSKDELEKLRQALSSGGCFQAIGHGISNSFIDKVREVAKQFFGLPQEEKQKYSRAVNEVQGYGHDLIVSEKQVLDWNSRLFLRVFPEHQRKLDLWPENPKNFREVLHEYSIKVKHMMDLLFQAMAKSLNLEENSFSDQFGDNPVMQIRFNFYPPCSRPDKVLGVKPHSDRSGVTVLLQDEEVEGLQIVEDDRWSTVPVIPHALVVNLGDQMQILSNGIFKSPMHRVVTNTDKLRISVAMFNEAEPDKEIGPVEGLIDDNRPRLYRNVKNYASFNYECFQNGKVALEEVKFHA
- the LOC18588855 gene encoding protein SRG1, yielding MAEPPPPVELQPQAKTVQELAATNRNEVPERYICKGDNGGVLDDSFPVLDVPTIDFGLLASSTAGGEELEKLRSALSSCGCIQAINNGITSAFLDELREVARQFFALPMEEKKKYSREIGSTEGYGNDMILSEHQTLDWTDRLYLILSPEDKRTLKFWPENPEAFRGILHEYSMKLQVVAEVLLKAMARSLNLEENCFLHQYGDQATLQARFNLYPICPRPDLVLGVKPHADGSAITMLLQDKEVEGLQILKDDQWVSVPIIPQALLINVGDQVEIMSNGIFKSPLHRVVTNSERERITLAVFCIPHPDQEIEPVDELITEARPRSYKKVKDYVSIYFQYYQKGRRPIEAALL